The following proteins come from a genomic window of Gynuella sunshinyii YC6258:
- a CDS encoding sugar O-acetyltransferase: protein MLTEREKMLSGLPYDSRDGELIKLRKKAREICGRYQSQYSQGHLQHVLQLMAAFGSQCYLEPGIQLDYGCHIHIGDRFYANFNCIFLDSAPIRIGNDVLLGPGVQLITSSHPLQPSSRLSGEQSCLPINIGNNVWIGANAVILPGVCIEDNAVVAAGAVVTQDVSAGTLVAGVPAIMKKALIS from the coding sequence ATGTTAACTGAGCGGGAAAAGATGTTATCCGGACTGCCTTATGATTCGCGTGACGGAGAATTGATCAAGTTGCGGAAAAAAGCACGTGAGATATGCGGTCGCTATCAATCACAATATAGCCAAGGGCATTTGCAGCATGTGTTGCAACTAATGGCAGCCTTTGGGTCCCAATGTTACCTGGAGCCCGGCATCCAGCTTGATTATGGATGTCACATTCATATCGGCGATCGTTTCTATGCCAATTTTAATTGTATCTTTTTGGATTCTGCACCCATACGAATCGGCAATGACGTGTTGTTGGGACCAGGCGTACAGCTCATCACCAGTTCCCATCCGTTGCAGCCATCATCTCGTTTGTCAGGCGAGCAGAGTTGTTTGCCTATCAATATCGGTAACAACGTTTGGATTGGTGCAAATGCGGTGATTCTTCCTGGAGTATGTATTGAGGACAATGCTGTCGTTGCAGCAGGGGCTGTAGTAACTCAGGATGTATCCGCAGGAACTCTGGTTGCTGGAGTTCCTGCGATTATGAAGAAAGCCCTTATATCGTAA
- a CDS encoding DesA family fatty acid desaturase: MIYTGLFDWSLSQIILYALVFTHITIISVTIYLHRHSAHRALDLHPLLAHFFRFWLWFTTSMVTKEWTAIHRKHHAKCETVDDPHSPQVLGLRKVLKEGAELYQSAASNTEMLDRYGRGTPDDWLERNLYGNKKWAANIWGVTLLAIMNLILMGPLGISVWAIQMIWIPFWAAGVVNGIGHFVGYRNFECADASRNISPIGLIIGGEELHNNHHTYPNSAKLSSKWYEFDIGWFYIQIFARLGLITNIRRGPVAHQIKNKTKFDLDTALALANDRFRVMALFKKQVIHPIIRSESANNPELDKKYFKRAKILLTRHNTLIPNHQQEQLRQLLQNNSMMKTVYQLHNDLIDAWSKRSASAEELLHSLKNWIEQAETSGIQVLEEFASQLRRYSTKPQPIPITI; the protein is encoded by the coding sequence ATGATTTATACCGGCCTCTTCGACTGGTCTCTGTCTCAGATTATTTTATACGCGTTGGTTTTTACTCATATCACCATAATCAGCGTTACTATTTATCTGCATCGGCACTCTGCCCACAGAGCCCTGGATCTTCATCCCCTCCTGGCTCACTTCTTCAGGTTCTGGTTATGGTTCACAACCAGCATGGTGACCAAGGAGTGGACGGCAATTCACCGTAAGCATCATGCAAAATGCGAAACTGTCGACGACCCACACAGTCCGCAGGTTTTGGGACTGCGAAAAGTGCTGAAGGAAGGGGCGGAACTGTATCAATCCGCCGCCAGTAACACTGAGATGCTGGACAGATACGGCCGGGGCACCCCCGATGACTGGCTGGAGCGCAATCTTTATGGCAATAAGAAATGGGCAGCCAACATATGGGGTGTCACGCTGCTGGCGATTATGAATCTGATTCTAATGGGCCCTCTGGGAATCTCTGTCTGGGCCATCCAGATGATCTGGATTCCATTCTGGGCTGCAGGAGTGGTAAACGGTATTGGGCATTTTGTTGGTTACCGGAACTTTGAATGCGCCGATGCTTCCAGAAACATTTCACCCATTGGACTCATCATTGGCGGCGAGGAATTACACAACAATCATCATACCTACCCCAACTCAGCCAAACTTTCATCAAAATGGTATGAATTCGATATCGGTTGGTTTTACATTCAGATCTTTGCACGCCTGGGCCTGATTACCAACATCCGCAGAGGTCCCGTTGCCCATCAAATCAAGAACAAAACCAAGTTTGACCTTGATACTGCTCTGGCACTGGCCAATGACCGCTTTCGTGTCATGGCCTTGTTCAAAAAACAGGTGATCCATCCAATCATCCGCAGCGAATCGGCCAATAACCCAGAACTCGACAAAAAATACTTCAAACGGGCCAAAATACTGCTGACGAGGCACAACACACTGATACCAAACCATCAGCAGGAACAATTAAGACAATTGCTGCAAAACAATTCCATGATGAAAACCGTCTATCAGCTGCATAATGACCTGATTGATGCATGGAGCAAACGGTCCGCGAGCGCCGAAGAATTGCTACATAGCCTGAAAAACTGGATAGAACAGGCAGAGACATCCGGTATACAGGTGCTTGAAGAATTTGCCTCACAACTGCGCAGATACTCCACGAAGCCCCAACCAATCCCGATTACGATATAA
- a CDS encoding DUF4266 domain-containing protein, whose product MCRLKKALVVTLIGAGLTGCSTFQSAFTYENVKPWEKGILAKDSMALSGDPLDSYVDGHIYFSKEASTGGTSVGGGGCGCN is encoded by the coding sequence ATGTGCCGATTGAAGAAGGCGCTGGTGGTAACTCTGATAGGTGCCGGTCTGACTGGCTGTTCCACATTTCAAAGCGCGTTTACCTATGAAAATGTCAAGCCATGGGAAAAAGGTATCCTGGCAAAGGATTCCATGGCTCTTAGTGGAGATCCATTGGATTCATATGTCGATGGTCATATTTATTTCAGTAAGGAAGCCTCTACTGGCGGAACTAGTGTAGGAGGCGGCGGTTGTGGCTGTAACTGA
- a CDS encoding DUF3570 domain-containing protein, translated as MAVTDRKHFRMSLTAATAGLLAGTAATTKAEELYNDWKVELGYLRYQEADRVSVDSYIADLGGNLSNSDNIQVGIVYDTMTGSTPTGAIPGEDSVTITGVSGGSVSAGTSNGALAPFDDTRLALDSTWTHEFKRQIRTNVGVYTSVESDYTAIGGSLGGEYDTASRNTTFSLALGFASDEISRTGEETPEPLADIKDAEMYGPGRKNTFDGLIGFSKVLNKYTIAQMNYSFSRSVGYHTDPYKVVSVADEEDNFYKNIYEKRPAERTRHILYSKINHELPQSGNHLMASYRYYLDDWGIRSHTLESSYAFNVKSDAFVMQPFVRLYYQNAADFYQRTIEYDETIDGKYYVEPDYVSADLRLAEMFAYTIGAKMSYQTQKYGTVSLRVGYMDQSFYNAVFDENKALFVSISFGQDFE; from the coding sequence GTGGCTGTAACTGATCGTAAACATTTTCGAATGTCTTTGACGGCTGCTACTGCGGGACTGCTCGCAGGTACGGCGGCAACGACGAAAGCTGAAGAGCTTTATAATGATTGGAAGGTTGAACTTGGTTATCTGCGTTACCAGGAAGCAGATCGTGTCAGTGTAGATTCCTATATTGCAGATCTGGGAGGTAATTTAAGTAACTCTGATAATATTCAGGTCGGTATTGTTTACGATACGATGACAGGCTCCACACCAACGGGCGCAATTCCTGGAGAGGATTCTGTGACGATCACCGGGGTATCCGGCGGTAGTGTCAGTGCAGGTACCAGCAACGGTGCTTTAGCGCCATTCGATGATACCAGGTTGGCTTTGGATAGTACCTGGACGCACGAATTTAAACGTCAGATCAGAACCAATGTGGGTGTCTATACATCGGTAGAGAGTGATTATACCGCTATTGGTGGTAGTTTGGGGGGAGAGTACGATACTGCATCCCGTAACACTACATTCTCCTTAGCGTTGGGCTTTGCATCTGATGAGATATCTCGTACCGGTGAAGAAACCCCTGAGCCTTTAGCGGACATAAAAGATGCGGAAATGTACGGTCCTGGTCGTAAAAATACCTTTGATGGTCTGATTGGGTTCAGCAAGGTATTAAATAAATATACGATTGCTCAAATGAATTATAGTTTCAGTAGGTCTGTTGGTTATCACACCGATCCATACAAAGTGGTTTCTGTTGCAGATGAGGAAGACAATTTTTATAAAAATATTTATGAAAAGCGTCCTGCTGAAAGAACTCGTCATATTCTCTATTCCAAAATTAATCACGAGTTACCTCAGTCTGGTAACCATTTGATGGCCAGTTATCGTTATTATTTGGATGACTGGGGTATCCGTTCTCATACTTTGGAATCGTCATATGCATTTAACGTGAAGTCCGATGCTTTTGTGATGCAACCATTCGTTCGGTTGTACTATCAAAATGCAGCTGATTTCTATCAGCGGACGATAGAATACGATGAAACCATAGATGGCAAGTATTATGTTGAACCTGACTATGTTTCGGCAGACTTAAGGTTGGCGGAAATGTTTGCCTATACGATAGGCGCTAAGATGTCCTATCAGACTCAAAAGTACGGAACAGTCAGTTTGAGGGTCGGGTACATGGACCAAAGTTTCTATAATGCTGTATTCGATGAAAACAAGGCGCTCTTTGTCTCTATTTCATTTGGGCAGGATTTTGAATGA
- a CDS encoding DUF1501 domain-containing protein: MKRRSFLKTAALGSSTVALPASFSLPFLANKAYAYSPTYANANISAPAVMPQVINIFLYGGASELAGNLTNMAQNGMGDTGTNNSINTNSKNSYSDGNAFGGNILLKRTDNPNGEITANGCWYSAGGAFMENMLSSADMNLYRTIYKQKSPTQSHRESIFMSHKGALDIENAPGVGTRLALMINSNFSSYKSTTFADGDPMPSDANGFVLPFVSFEGNSTSYALDPENTMPLNLRGITMDNQFNNPYTRGDLTSSETAINAMAQNVIASQQSQYNGVWSALNKRAELADRMTSLSALLSDDNLPVVPGGVNTSNDISLHSDFGHNLLSTDSRLQYPNTGFAQRLKAAVTLMLHNPQTLYATVGTDGLGGWDDHNNGIDRDGYRRRMLRVMQAIDVAMKHIKWAGRNGITTLGGKTRTNTSNIIINVMGDFGRRVNLNDSGGWDHGNNQNLYTFGGAGISSRRALGNVIGETIRAGQTGTNNQYTVPDNGSKTWEPMSVAASTYRYFGATNPHIMTADPTYNPQGDKTLEDES, from the coding sequence ATGAAACGTAGAAGCTTTTTAAAAACTGCCGCTCTTGGCTCTTCCACTGTGGCATTACCAGCCAGTTTCAGTCTGCCTTTCTTGGCCAACAAAGCTTATGCGTATAGCCCTACTTACGCTAATGCCAACATAAGTGCTCCTGCTGTGATGCCCCAGGTGATTAATATATTTCTTTATGGAGGGGCTTCTGAACTCGCAGGCAATCTTACCAATATGGCACAGAATGGAATGGGAGATACGGGGACCAATAACAGCATCAATACAAATTCCAAAAACAGTTACTCTGACGGCAACGCGTTTGGCGGAAATATTCTGCTCAAGAGAACTGACAATCCCAATGGTGAGATTACTGCCAATGGCTGCTGGTATTCTGCCGGTGGAGCCTTCATGGAAAACATGTTAAGCAGTGCTGACATGAATCTCTATCGCACTATTTACAAACAAAAATCACCTACCCAATCTCACCGCGAAAGTATTTTTATGTCTCACAAGGGCGCACTGGATATAGAAAATGCTCCTGGAGTCGGTACTCGTCTGGCCTTGATGATTAATAGTAATTTCAGTTCTTATAAAAGTACCACCTTTGCTGATGGCGACCCTATGCCAAGTGACGCAAATGGCTTTGTCCTGCCTTTTGTTTCATTTGAGGGTAACTCCACATCCTATGCTCTCGACCCGGAAAATACCATGCCACTGAATCTTCGCGGCATTACCATGGACAACCAATTCAACAACCCCTATACCCGAGGCGATCTCACCAGTTCTGAAACTGCAATCAATGCGATGGCCCAAAATGTAATCGCAAGCCAGCAATCACAATATAACGGAGTATGGAGTGCACTTAATAAGAGAGCCGAACTGGCAGACAGAATGACAAGCCTGAGTGCACTTCTAAGTGATGACAACCTGCCTGTAGTACCAGGCGGTGTTAATACAAGCAATGATATATCCCTGCACTCAGATTTTGGCCATAACCTACTGAGCACCGATAGTCGGCTGCAATACCCCAACACAGGATTTGCACAGCGCTTGAAAGCGGCTGTTACGCTCATGCTACACAACCCCCAAACACTGTATGCGACAGTGGGAACTGACGGACTTGGCGGTTGGGATGATCACAATAACGGCATTGACAGAGACGGTTATAGACGGAGAATGCTGCGAGTCATGCAGGCCATAGATGTCGCCATGAAACATATCAAATGGGCTGGCAGAAACGGGATTACAACTCTTGGTGGTAAAACCCGGACAAACACCAGCAACATTATTATCAATGTTATGGGGGACTTTGGTCGCCGGGTCAATCTCAACGATTCCGGTGGCTGGGACCATGGTAACAACCAGAATCTTTATACGTTTGGAGGAGCTGGGATATCGAGCAGGCGAGCTCTCGGAAACGTGATTGGCGAGACAATCCGTGCAGGGCAAACCGGCACTAACAATCAATATACAGTTCCGGACAATGGCTCGAAAACCTGGGAGCCTATGTCAGTGGCAGCTTCCACTTATCGCTATTTTGGAGCCACTAACCCACACATCATGACAGCCGATCCCACGTACAATCCACAAGGGGATAAAACCCTCGAAGACGAGAGCTGA
- a CDS encoding BolA family protein — protein MSIQQRMRSLLEAEFSPVALDLINESHMHSVPDGSESHFKLVLVSDLFTGLPKVKRHQLVYKVLAELLAGPVHALAMHLYTKEEWGDASTPDSPQCMGGSKSS, from the coding sequence ATGTCTATTCAACAACGCATGCGCAGTTTATTGGAAGCAGAATTTTCTCCTGTAGCGCTTGATTTGATCAATGAAAGTCACATGCATAGTGTGCCGGATGGGTCCGAAAGCCATTTTAAGCTGGTACTTGTATCTGATTTATTCACTGGATTGCCAAAAGTAAAGCGACATCAGCTGGTTTATAAAGTGTTGGCAGAATTGTTGGCAGGTCCTGTTCATGCACTCGCAATGCATCTGTATACCAAGGAAGAGTGGGGGGATGCATCAACCCCGGACTCTCCTCAATGTATGGGTGGGTCGAAATCAAGCTGA
- a CDS encoding YecA family protein, whose translation MNHITQTELDWLYEYLDTDEHADEVLEFYGYHGLLTATALMPTRPDWNTLHSWIFDTEEQPGNTDQLVRFKTLTSMLIDSIQDEITADEQVALPFDILPGEITEEMEAWCSGFMQVIFESDSQLETFDQEALSMLLFPFELGSQLFEDEAEFKQISKNTKLKTQILNQIPEALVDLYLLTHSA comes from the coding sequence TTGAATCACATCACCCAAACAGAACTGGATTGGCTATATGAGTATCTGGACACCGACGAACATGCGGACGAGGTCCTGGAGTTTTATGGATATCACGGCCTGCTGACGGCCACTGCACTAATGCCTACCCGTCCCGACTGGAATACACTGCACAGCTGGATCTTTGACACCGAAGAGCAGCCTGGCAATACTGACCAGCTTGTCCGCTTCAAGACGCTCACATCAATGTTGATCGACAGTATTCAGGACGAAATTACTGCTGATGAGCAAGTTGCTCTACCTTTTGACATTCTGCCGGGGGAAATCACTGAAGAAATGGAAGCCTGGTGTTCGGGCTTCATGCAGGTTATTTTCGAGTCAGACAGCCAACTGGAGACATTTGACCAGGAAGCACTCTCCATGCTGCTATTTCCATTTGAACTTGGCTCCCAACTTTTTGAAGATGAAGCTGAGTTCAAACAGATATCGAAAAACACCAAGCTTAAGACACAGATTCTTAACCAGATCCCCGAAGCACTGGTTGATCTGTATCTGCTGACACATTCAGCTTGA
- the thrS gene encoding threonine--tRNA ligase: MPVITLPDGTQRQYESPVTVMQVAEDIGPGLAKATIAGVINGSNADACDLIEQDATLKIVTARDDLGLEIIRHSCAHLLGHAIKQLWPQTKMAIGPVIENGFYYDVDLDHSITEEDLGRLEKRMLELAKTNYPVIKKKVSWDEAYAVFGGREEEYKQTILSEDISKADRPGLYHHEEYIDMCRGPHVPNMGFCHHFKLMRVSGAYWRGKSENKMLQRIYGTAWADKKQLKQYLLFLEEAAKRDHRKLGKQLDLFHLQDDAPGMVFWHPKGWTMYQVLEQYMRVVQRDRGYQEIKTPQIVDRSLWEKSGHWDKFKDDMFTTHSESRDNAIKPMNCPCHIQVFNQGLKSYRDLPLRLAEFGSCHRNEASGALHGIMRVRGFTQDDAHIFCTEDQIQSEVAEFINMLESVYHDFGYDDIILKLSTRPEQRVGEDDVWDKAEQALASALDATGKPWDILPGEGAFYGPKIEFTLKDSLGRLWQCGTIQVDFSMPGRLGAQYVDEHGERKTPVMLHRAILGSFERFVGILIEQHAGAMPLWLSPQQVMVMNITDSQAEYCQEVKKHLSEAGFRVDADLRNEKIGFKIREHTLQKIPYLLVCGDKEVDNRTVAVRTRSGRDLGVMSLDAFIQILNRDLQNKGRVDVNENVEA; the protein is encoded by the coding sequence ATGCCGGTCATTACTCTTCCTGACGGGACCCAACGTCAATATGAAAGCCCAGTCACTGTTATGCAGGTTGCCGAAGATATCGGTCCTGGTCTTGCCAAGGCAACGATTGCCGGGGTGATAAATGGGTCCAATGCCGATGCTTGTGATCTGATAGAGCAGGATGCGACATTAAAAATTGTCACAGCCAGAGATGATCTGGGGCTTGAAATTATACGCCACTCCTGTGCTCATCTGTTGGGGCATGCAATCAAGCAATTGTGGCCGCAGACTAAAATGGCCATTGGGCCGGTAATTGAAAATGGTTTCTATTACGACGTTGACTTGGACCATTCGATTACTGAGGAGGATCTGGGCAGGCTTGAAAAAAGAATGTTGGAGCTGGCAAAGACCAACTACCCGGTTATCAAAAAGAAAGTGAGCTGGGATGAAGCCTATGCTGTATTTGGTGGACGGGAAGAGGAATATAAACAGACCATTCTGAGTGAGGATATTTCCAAAGCTGATCGACCCGGCTTGTATCACCATGAAGAATACATTGATATGTGTCGTGGTCCCCATGTACCTAATATGGGATTCTGCCATCACTTCAAACTAATGCGTGTTTCTGGTGCTTATTGGCGCGGTAAGTCAGAGAACAAAATGCTGCAGCGTATTTATGGGACCGCCTGGGCTGACAAAAAGCAGCTGAAACAATACCTTTTGTTCCTGGAAGAGGCTGCTAAGCGAGACCACCGTAAGCTGGGCAAGCAGTTGGATCTTTTTCATCTGCAGGATGATGCTCCTGGAATGGTATTCTGGCATCCAAAAGGATGGACCATGTACCAGGTTCTGGAGCAGTATATGAGGGTGGTGCAGCGCGACCGGGGCTACCAGGAAATTAAGACCCCGCAGATAGTGGACAGGTCCTTATGGGAGAAATCCGGTCATTGGGATAAGTTCAAAGATGATATGTTTACCACCCATTCGGAGTCCCGCGATAACGCAATTAAGCCGATGAACTGTCCTTGTCATATTCAGGTTTTTAATCAAGGCCTGAAAAGCTATCGAGATCTTCCTCTCAGGCTTGCAGAGTTTGGCAGTTGTCACCGTAATGAGGCATCTGGTGCTTTGCATGGGATTATGCGGGTTCGTGGCTTTACACAGGATGATGCTCATATCTTCTGTACAGAGGATCAGATACAGTCTGAGGTTGCAGAATTTATAAATATGCTGGAGTCTGTGTATCATGACTTCGGTTATGATGACATTATATTGAAGTTATCCACCAGGCCAGAGCAGCGGGTGGGTGAGGATGATGTTTGGGATAAAGCTGAACAGGCACTTGCATCCGCGCTTGATGCCACGGGTAAACCATGGGACATATTGCCGGGAGAAGGCGCATTTTACGGGCCCAAGATAGAGTTTACCTTGAAAGACAGTTTGGGGCGTCTCTGGCAGTGTGGAACCATTCAGGTTGATTTTTCGATGCCTGGTCGTCTTGGGGCTCAGTATGTTGATGAGCATGGAGAGCGAAAGACCCCAGTTATGTTGCATAGGGCAATTCTTGGCTCCTTTGAGCGCTTTGTCGGTATTTTGATTGAGCAGCATGCCGGGGCGATGCCTTTGTGGTTATCTCCCCAACAGGTTATGGTAATGAATATTACCGATAGTCAGGCAGAATACTGCCAGGAAGTTAAAAAACACCTCTCTGAAGCTGGGTTCCGGGTTGATGCTGACTTGAGAAACGAAAAGATCGGCTTTAAAATCCGTGAACATACGCTTCAGAAAATACCTTATCTACTCGTGTGTGGTGATAAGGAAGTGGACAATCGTACCGTTGCAGTGAGAACCAGATCTGGTCGGGATCTGGGAGTTATGTCTTTGGATGCATTTATTCAAATTCTTAACCGTGACCTGCAAAACAAGGGTAGGGTTGATGTTAATGAAAATGTGGAGGCATAA